One genomic segment of Scophthalmus maximus strain ysfricsl-2021 chromosome 3, ASM2237912v1, whole genome shotgun sequence includes these proteins:
- the LOC118317196 gene encoding transcription factor HES-2-like, with protein MVQTGAPLNSQRHRPAPSHVKGPAQWLEFPSAPTRRSHINRRLSCSATHFSSAAPRARISRPTKAQQPEANEMSPSITTEANQPLPARSTVAQRKQANELRKTLKPLLEKRRRARINDSLSHLKGIILPLVGKDNARYSKLEKADILEMTVRFLRDLPSTPAKDSADSYREGYKACLQRVSALLPKTSLDQDACQRVNDFVQQSMSTTVTPTCLNCCAQSSRSFPQIQQKLLSLKSSFSSRPESQSRSSSSSAVAPGRAQPGPQPVSAAMWRPW; from the exons ATGGTCCAGACAGGAGCTCCGCTCAACTCCCAAAGGCatcgccccgccccctcccatGTCAAAGGTCCAGCACAATGGCTTGAGTTCCCCTCCGCTCCGACGCGCCGGAGCCATATAAATAGGAGGCTCTCCTGCTCTGCCACACACTTCAGCTCAGCCGCTCCAAGAGCAAGAATCTCCCGTCCGACAAAAGCACAACAACCAGAAGCAAACGAAATGAGTCCCAGCATCACCACTGAGGCAAACCAGCCTCTTCCTGCCCGGTCAACCGTGGCCCAGAGAAAACAAGCCAACGAACTGAGAAAG ACTCTGAAACCCTTgctggagaagaggagacgTGCTCGCATCAATGACAGCCTCAGTCATTTGAAGGGCATCATTCTGCCTCTTGTTGGCAAAGACAACGCACGCTACTCCAAACTGGAGAAAGCTGATATTCTGGAAATGACAGTGCGCTTCCTCAGAGACCTTCCCTCTACTCCAGCGAAAG ACTCCGCAGACAGTTACAGAGAAGGCTACAAAGCCTGCCTCCAGCGCGTCTCCGCTCTGCTTCCCAAAACGAGCCTGGACCAAGACGCGTGCCAGCGGGTGAACGACTTCGTCCAGCAGTCCATGTCCACCACCGTCACCCCGACCTGCCTGAACTGTTGCGCTCAGAGCTCCAGAAGCTTCCCTCAGATCCAACAGAAACTCCTGAGCCTCAAGTCCAGCTTCAGCTCCAGACCGGAGAGCCAgtcccgcagcagcagcagcagcgcagtgGCTCCCGGCCGAGCACAGCCAGGCCCGCAGCCCGTCAGCGCTGCCATGTGGAGACCTTGGTAG